In one window of Arachis ipaensis cultivar K30076 chromosome B06, Araip1.1, whole genome shotgun sequence DNA:
- the LOC110263813 gene encoding uncharacterized protein LOC110263813 — MAFRHEHAREIPSRLVLKRWRKDAKSLENYGEGRADECKERGFLLRQGALHSASQWFSFVAACSSGLFNTVMSDIRALCKQIETACDQKCPSAKGRDTPSMKDLVLVKTKRAPRIKKMSGKKRRCSMC, encoded by the exons ATGGCATTCCGG CATGAGCATGCGAGGGAAATTCCATCAAGGTTGGTGCTGAAGAGGTGGCGTAAGGACGCTAAATCATTGGAGAACTATGGTGAAGGAAGAGCTGATGAGTGCAAAGAGAGGGGATTTCTATTACGTCAGGGTGCATTGCACTCTGCATCGCAGTGGTTTTCGTTCGTAGCTGCATGTAGCTCGGGTTTGTTTAACACAGTTATGAGTGACATACGAGCTTTATGCAAACAAATCGAGACTGCATGTGATCAGAAGTGTCCGTCGGCAAAGGGAAGAGATACTCCCAGTATGAAGGATCTCGTGTTGGTTAAGACCAAAAGGGCTCCTCGGATTAAGAAAATGAGTGGTAAGAAGAGGCGATGTAGCATGTGTTGA
- the LOC107647345 gene encoding protein FAR1-RELATED SEQUENCE 8-like, whose amino-acid sequence MGFTKKDAYNYIEKTKRENIVDGDANAAIIDLERKALSDPMCMARYNLTDNNMLANLFWADGGTRVDYQHFGHVLSFDSTFMKNKYRRPLVIFSGSNNHKKTTIFGFGLVLDESIGSYTWLLENLLEIMCNKKPSVIVTDRCDSMRAAIRAVFLEATHRLCA is encoded by the coding sequence ATGGGTTTCACGAAAAAGGATGCCTATAACTACATCGAGAAGACCAAGCGGGAGAATATTGTTGATGGAGACGCTAACGCCGCAATAATTGATTTAGAGAGAAAAGCATTGTCGGATCCGATGTGCATGGCTAGGTACAATTTGACGGACAACAATATGTTAGCGAACTTGTTCTGGGCTGATGGTGGGACCCGGGTTGATTACCAACACTTTGGTCATGTGCTTTCCTTCGATTCGACTTTCATGAAAAACAAATATAGGAGACCTTTGGTAATCTTTTCTGGTTCGAACAATCATAAGAAAACAACCATATTTGGGTTTGGTTTGGTGTTGGATGAAAGCATTGGGTCATACACGTGGTTGCTTGAAAATTTGTTGGAGATAATGTGCAACAAAAAGCCATCGGTGATTGTGACAGACAGGTGTGACTCAATGAGGGCAGCAATCAGGGCGGTTTTTCTAGAGGCCACACATAGGCTGTGTGCTTAG
- the LOC107647344 gene encoding putative protein FAR1-RELATED SEQUENCE 10 isoform X1 yields the protein MAVVDNDVMKQRGGKKKLKATTRAGSWWFFVLPKIWGQSKVDGSSENVRSCKGVCTLGNTLGSNRGVVVRMQAKLDDGVNRGAGIQEDRSGGTQSETNETPIGDGKTDTCDEWVEGEATEYRDVLIFTEADMMRKVFCTDEAAYEFYKRYGKCHGFGIRKGDSGKNDKGRVIRRRFFCNKAGLRQCKHYERLDRKRDHRSEMRTNCDTKLSILWDDVSKIWRVRKVILDHNHDLTPMRMVHMINSFRDMDCSAKAQINGM from the exons ATGGCTGTGGTAGACAACGATGTG ATGAAACAAAGAGGGGGTAAAAAGAAGCTAAAAGCAACGACACGTGCTGGGAGCTGGTGGTTTTTTGTATTGCCAAAGATCTGGGGGCAGTCCAAGGTTGACGGTTCCAGCGAGAACGTGAGAAGTTGCAAGGGAGTTTGCACCCTGGGAAACACATTAGGCAGTAATCG TGGTGTAGTTGTGCGGATGCAGGCTAAACTAGATGATGGAGTTAACCGAGGTGCTGGAATTCAAGAGGATCGTAGCGGTGGAACACAGTCTGAAACAAACGAGACACCGATTGGAGACGGTAAAACTGATACTTGTGATGAATGGGTAGAGGGAGAAGCCACTGAATATCGAGACGTGCTAATATTCACCGAAGCCGATATGATGAGGAAGGTGTTCTGCACGGACGAAGCCGCCTATGAGTTTTACAAGAGATACGGCAAATGCCATGGGTTCGGTATTCGCAAGGGTGACTCAGGAAAGAATGATAAGGGAAGGGTGATTAGGAGGAGGTTTTTTTGCAACAAAGCAGGGCTGAGGCAGTGCAAACATTACGAAAGACTTGACAGGAAGAGGGACCACAGATCGGAGATGCGCACAAACTGTGACACAAAGCTATCAATCTTATGGGATGATGTCAGCAAAATTTGGAGGGTTAGAAAAGTTATACTAGATCACAACCATGATTTAACTCCTATGAGGATGGTTCATATGATCAATAGCTTTAGAGACATGGATTGTTCAGCTAAGGCACAGATTAATGGCATGTAG
- the LOC107647344 gene encoding putative protein FAR1-RELATED SEQUENCE 10 isoform X2, with protein sequence MGKEDKLKMKQRGGKKKLKATTRAGSWWFFVLPKIWGQSKVDGSSENVRSCKGVCTLGNTLGSNRGVVVRMQAKLDDGVNRGAGIQEDRSGGTQSETNETPIGDGKTDTCDEWVEGEATEYRDVLIFTEADMMRKVFCTDEAAYEFYKRYGKCHGFGIRKGDSGKNDKGRVIRRRFFCNKAGLRQCKHYERLDRKRDHRSEMRTNCDTKLSILWDDVSKIWRVRKVILDHNHDLTPMRMVHMINSFRDMDCSAKAQINGM encoded by the exons ATGGGAAAGGAAGATAAACTTAAG ATGAAACAAAGAGGGGGTAAAAAGAAGCTAAAAGCAACGACACGTGCTGGGAGCTGGTGGTTTTTTGTATTGCCAAAGATCTGGGGGCAGTCCAAGGTTGACGGTTCCAGCGAGAACGTGAGAAGTTGCAAGGGAGTTTGCACCCTGGGAAACACATTAGGCAGTAATCG TGGTGTAGTTGTGCGGATGCAGGCTAAACTAGATGATGGAGTTAACCGAGGTGCTGGAATTCAAGAGGATCGTAGCGGTGGAACACAGTCTGAAACAAACGAGACACCGATTGGAGACGGTAAAACTGATACTTGTGATGAATGGGTAGAGGGAGAAGCCACTGAATATCGAGACGTGCTAATATTCACCGAAGCCGATATGATGAGGAAGGTGTTCTGCACGGACGAAGCCGCCTATGAGTTTTACAAGAGATACGGCAAATGCCATGGGTTCGGTATTCGCAAGGGTGACTCAGGAAAGAATGATAAGGGAAGGGTGATTAGGAGGAGGTTTTTTTGCAACAAAGCAGGGCTGAGGCAGTGCAAACATTACGAAAGACTTGACAGGAAGAGGGACCACAGATCGGAGATGCGCACAAACTGTGACACAAAGCTATCAATCTTATGGGATGATGTCAGCAAAATTTGGAGGGTTAGAAAAGTTATACTAGATCACAACCATGATTTAACTCCTATGAGGATGGTTCATATGATCAATAGCTTTAGAGACATGGATTGTTCAGCTAAGGCACAGATTAATGGCATGTAG
- the LOC107647344 gene encoding putative protein FAR1-RELATED SEQUENCE 10 isoform X3: protein MKQRGGKKKLKATTRAGSWWFFVLPKIWGQSKVDGSSENVRSCKGVCTLGNTLGSNRGVVVRMQAKLDDGVNRGAGIQEDRSGGTQSETNETPIGDGKTDTCDEWVEGEATEYRDVLIFTEADMMRKVFCTDEAAYEFYKRYGKCHGFGIRKGDSGKNDKGRVIRRRFFCNKAGLRQCKHYERLDRKRDHRSEMRTNCDTKLSILWDDVSKIWRVRKVILDHNHDLTPMRMVHMINSFRDMDCSAKAQINGM from the exons ATGAAACAAAGAGGGGGTAAAAAGAAGCTAAAAGCAACGACACGTGCTGGGAGCTGGTGGTTTTTTGTATTGCCAAAGATCTGGGGGCAGTCCAAGGTTGACGGTTCCAGCGAGAACGTGAGAAGTTGCAAGGGAGTTTGCACCCTGGGAAACACATTAGGCAGTAATCG TGGTGTAGTTGTGCGGATGCAGGCTAAACTAGATGATGGAGTTAACCGAGGTGCTGGAATTCAAGAGGATCGTAGCGGTGGAACACAGTCTGAAACAAACGAGACACCGATTGGAGACGGTAAAACTGATACTTGTGATGAATGGGTAGAGGGAGAAGCCACTGAATATCGAGACGTGCTAATATTCACCGAAGCCGATATGATGAGGAAGGTGTTCTGCACGGACGAAGCCGCCTATGAGTTTTACAAGAGATACGGCAAATGCCATGGGTTCGGTATTCGCAAGGGTGACTCAGGAAAGAATGATAAGGGAAGGGTGATTAGGAGGAGGTTTTTTTGCAACAAAGCAGGGCTGAGGCAGTGCAAACATTACGAAAGACTTGACAGGAAGAGGGACCACAGATCGGAGATGCGCACAAACTGTGACACAAAGCTATCAATCTTATGGGATGATGTCAGCAAAATTTGGAGGGTTAGAAAAGTTATACTAGATCACAACCATGATTTAACTCCTATGAGGATGGTTCATATGATCAATAGCTTTAGAGACATGGATTGTTCAGCTAAGGCACAGATTAATGGCATGTAG